TCCTATTGTTTCAGGGAATAGGATTCTTTTACAATAAAAAGGAATTGTCTTTGGGAGGTGTAGATATGATAAGTAAAGTGACAAAGTTATTATTTGCTATGATGCTTACAGTTGGTACAGTCGTTTCTCTTCCGACCGAGAAAGCAAATGCTCATTCGAAAACCGTTCAAATCGGTGATCGATATGGTCAGGTCTGGAATTTACAACATCGACTCCAACAATTAGGGTTATATCAATCAAAAATAGATGGGATTTTCGGTCCTAAAACAAAAAGTGCGGTTAAACGTTTTCAAAGTAATATAGGGATCAAGGTAGATGGAATTGCTGGACATCAGACAATGACGAAGCTTGTAAATGCTACATTGAGCAAAAATGAAATTCAAATGATGGCTCAAATGGTACATGGTGAGGCACGAGGGGAACCGTTTAAAGGTAAAGTAGCGGTAGCTTCGGTTATCTTAAACCGTGTAGATTCATCAAAATTTCCTAATTCTGTAGACAAAGTGCTGTTTGATAGTAGAGCGTTTACAGCTGTTGCTGATGGTCAATACAACATGGAGCCTAATGATGATGCATATCGTGCTGTATACCATGCTATCAAAGGGTGGGACCCTTCAAAAGGGGCAACATTCTACTTTAATCCAAATACTGCAACATCTGATTGGATTTGGTCAAGAGAACAAATCACACAAATCGGAAAACACATTTTTGCAAAATAGTTTGTGAAAGGGATCGGCTAATGGGTCGATTCCTTTTTTAATATCCAATTAGCAGCTTTTTCAAGATTATCTGTTGTATAATCTGCATCAACGTGTTTTTCCCCCAAAAAGATTGTTTTCGTACCTGCTTTTTGACCGGCTTCAATATCTGTAATTCGGTCGCCGATCATGTAACTATTCGATAAATCGACGTTGTATTTCTTAGCAAGGTCAGTGAGCATACCTGAATCAGGCTTTCTACACGTACAGCCTTCGTGTGGCTTATGAATACAAGCCCGGATTTCATGGATGTGTGCGCCTTCTTTAGATAATTCTGTCATCATGTAATGATGGATGTTTTCTAAATCTTGGACAGATAAGTAGCCAAGACCTACGCCTCCTTGATTGGTAACGACAAACACGATATAGCCATCGTCATTGAGTCTTCGAATCGCGTCTCCAACACCAGGATATAACTTTAAATCATCTGGCTGATTAACTGGACGTTTATTATCGTTTATTACACCATCACGATCAAGAAAAACAGCTCTTTCCATATCCTCACTCCTTCTTCTCAATTACATCTTACCCTTACTGTACATTTACATGTGATTAACCAATCGATTTTTGATAAAATAAACGGTGGAAAACTAAACAAAAAAGGTGATCTAAATGACGGATAATATAGAGAACTATGAAATTTTGCTTTTTTATAAATATGTAGCGATTGAAGACCCGGAATATTTTGCGAGGAAACATTTGAAATTCTGTAAAGAGATAGGTGTATTCGGAAGGGTCATTGTTGCGCAAGAAGGGATAAACGGTACCATTTCAGGGACGAAGGAACAGACAGCATCTTATATATCTGCTCTACAGAACGACAGTCGATTTGAGGATATGGAGTTCAAGCGTGAACCTTCAGAAGGGCATGCGTTCAGTCGGATCTCAGTAAAAGCAAGAGATGAAATCGTCTCTCTCCGATTAGACGATGACCTTAATCCAAATGAGATTACAGGAAACCACCTATCACCAAAAGAGTGGCAGGAAGCTTTGGAAGATGAAGATGTGATTGTACTTGATGCCCGCAATGATTATGAATACGACATCGGCCATTTTAGAAATGCAATTCGACCAGATATTAAAGCATTCAGAGAATTACCAGAATGGATTAAACAAAATCTAGCTGACAAGAAGGACAAGAAAATACTTACTTATTGTACAGGTGGAATACGATGCGAAAAGTTCTCAGGCTTTCTTGTTCAGGAAGGATTTAAGGATGTAAATCAACTACACGGCGGCATTATTAAATACGGACAAGATCCTGAAACACGAGGAAAATACTTTGATGGGAAATGCTTCGTTTTCGATGATCGGTTAACGACAGAGATCAACAAGACAGATGATCAAAAAACGGTCGGGAAATGTTATCATTGTGGTCTACCAGCAGAACAATTTGTAAACTGTCCAATTGACGAATGCGATAAACTACACATATCATGTGACACTTGTCGAGAACAATATCAAGGTTGTTGTTCAGCACAATGTATGGACGGACTTTTGACAAAATAAAGAGGTGATGAATTGGATTTTAAAATTGGAGATTACGTTACAGCTTCCTACAAAACGGGGCGATATGTCGGGGAAATCATTGACTTCAAGCCGAAAATAGACAAGGCGGTTGTAAAGGTATTAGCAGTACTCACACATCCTAAGCAAGGAGATCTACATGCGCCAAATCAAGTCAATGTTCAATTGTTTCATGAACGAAAGGCACTCGCATACACAGAAAAAGCACTCGTACCTTTGACGAGTATGAAGGGATATGATGGTGAAATCCCAGAATATCGACATTCATTATTGGAATCTATTCAAAGACAAATGAAAGCTTTAGTCGAAGACGACAGTGAATATGCTAAAGCCTCCTATCAAAGGCTTGAAATTCTATTAAATGAATACGAAAAGTAAATCTATCAAACCGCGTCGTATCAGTGATGACGCGGTTTTGCCTATTCTATTAAAATCCATTCGGTTGTAAAATTGATACTTCTAATTTCGTTAGCTTGTACATAGGAATAGAGGTATAAAGCAACGCGAAAGGATGGGTATACATGAAACACAATCGATTGATCTATCATTTGAAGAAGTCAAAGAAAGAAACGTTGTTCAAGAGAGCAAGTATATATGCATCGATTGTGTTAATTTTGTTTGTGACTGTTTCAATTCTTGCCTCATCCTTTTTTGAAAAGCGATTCCAATCAAGTTCTTTGAAAGGAACATTAAACATCTTTTCAACGGAACAATTAGTTACTTTCATGGGAACGGTTAATCCATATTTCCAACAAGGACTTCCGAGTTCATATGAGCCACCTTCCATCCAAAGGCTATCCTTTGAACTAGCAACGAACATTAAACCAGGGGACATTCGTTCTCTACTAGGCAGAGAACTACCTGGGTTTGCGATATTCGACACTGAAATTTTAGTTGCAGGAGAAGGAACCGACTATACAACCTTACCAATTGAATCCGCACCCCCACTTGATGTGTTGTTGAAAGAACGGGAAGTTGCTGAGGAAAAATTAAAAGTTGTTGATTCAAAAGATAAGCCTAAACCAAATATGACGACAAATGGTCGCAAAGTGGTATATGTCTATCAATCTCATTCATACGAATCCTTTATACCACTTTTAAAAGGTGCAAAAGTTCCCAATGATGCGAATTCCTCAAACCCGAAAGCGAATATGATCAGGGTTGGGGAAATCCTGGCAAATGAGTTTGAACAAAGAGGGATTGGAACACTACAAGATCGAACCAATACTGGTGAAAAATTATTAAGCCGAGGTTGGCAACATGGGAATGCTTACCAATTATCGAGAGAAACAGTAAAAGCAGCCGTTTCTAATAACACAGATATTACCTTTTCATTTGATCTCCATCGAGACTCTTTAAGAAGAGAAAAGACAACAGCAAAGATTAATGGGAAAAGTTATGCTAAGTTAATGTTTGTAATTGGAGAAGCCAACCCAAACTTTGAAAAAAACGCACAACTTGCAGAAGAATTACACAAGTTGCTTAATCAAAAATTTCCTGGATTAAGCCGAGGTGTATTACTAAAAAGTAAGAGTGAAGGTAACGGGTTATACAACCAAGATCTGTCTGACCGAGCTGCACTCATGGAGGTCGGCGGTGTCGACAACAACCTCGAAGAAATTCAACGATCAATGGAAGCATTCGCCGAGGTTTTTGCTGAATATTATTGGAAAGATGAGAAAGTCAATGCAGGAAGTAACTGATTCGTAGCGAATAAAACATAAGTGGAGTTAATCTTCACATTATTCTCACATTTATCTTCTTTAGCTTATGAGATAATAAATATACGAATCTTTTAACAGACTGAGGTTGAATGAAAATGCCAAACTGGTTAAGAAAAACGCTCGTCATTTTAATTACCGTATTTACATTGGGGACCGTATCACCACCGCCTCATCTGCTAGCGGAAAGTGATGAACGATCATCAACGGAATCCACTGCTACAGTTACAAATAATGATTTCGTAGACATATCAAGTTCAACAAACGATAGTTCTGAAAGTGACCTCCCAAATAGAACATGGCAAGAGGTTGCTGCTACATATGAAGATCCAGCAGAATTACAAGATGCATTCATCACATACACATTACACCAAGCGACCGAACAGACAAAAGAAAAGTTTGGTGAGCGGATTGAAGCAAAGCGCGGTGAAGAATTTAGGACGGTTATTTTACCGAAAATTGAAGAAACGATCATCCAACTAAGTAACCAGCTGAACGTTGAAGAAATGAGGAACTTAAACATTTCTGAACAGCCTTCAAAAGGGAAAAGTGAGAAGATTTTTCATATTTCAAATGCTATGACCATGAAAGATGTTTTCAGATTGCATGTACGAAGAGAGAATCCTCCCGGCCAAGGTCATTGGTTCTCGTTCCATTATCATGAAGCAAGTGATAACTTTGAAAGCCATCATGAACTAGGAAGTATATATTGGGATCGAAATACACCTCCGAATTGGATGAGCTAAGCAACCTGAAATCAGGTTGCTTTTTGTATGTGATCTCGATTTTCATCCTGTAAGCATTAAATCCATAATGCTATAATTGGTACAGGAAAGAAAAAGAGAATAGAAGAGAGGGATATCATGGAACAATACTTAGATTTGTGCCGTCACATACTAGAAAATGGCACAAAGAAGGATGATCGAACAGGAACTGGAACAGTGAGTGTTTTCGGTTATCAAATGAGGTTCGATCTACAAAAAGGCTTCCCGATGATTACAACCAAGAAGTTGCATCTAAAATCTATCATTCATGAGTTGCTTTGGTTTCTAAATGGAGATACGAACGTGAAATATCTTCAAGATCATGGCGTCCGTATTTGGAATGAATGGGCAGATGAAAAGGGAGATTTAGGACCTGTCTACGGAAAACAATGGCGTTCTTGGTCAAAACCAGATGGCGGGACAGTTGATCAGATTACGAGAGTTGTCGAAGAAATTAAGAAGAATCCTGACTCAAGAAGACTGGTTGTCAATGCATGGAATGCAGGGGAACTAGATGAAATGGCACTCACACCTTGTCATTGCCTCTTCCAGTTCTATGTAAACGACGGTAAGTTATCGTGTCAGTTGTATCAGCGTTAACATATGAGCGCCTTTACAGAGTAATCTGTATCGAAAACTCTACTAAACGGGGAAACTCTCTATGGAGACAATCCCGTGCTAAACTTCCAGAGACAAGGAAGTAATGCCGAACGACTAGAGCTTTATGCTCGTAAGGTGTAAGCGGTTGACACCTGAAACGTAGAGCATCCTGTTATTAGGATGATGATATAGTCTAATCTGCATGGTGACATGCAGCAGTTCATAAGAGAACGGGTTATGCGTAGCGAGCATAATTGAATATCATGTCTGCTGACACATTTCTAGGAGTACCTTTCAACATCGCATCCTATGCACTTCTCACGATGATGATTGCGCAAGTTTGTGATCTTGAGCCTGGTGAGTTTGTCCATACATTTGGTGACGCACACATTTATCTAAATCACATTGAACAAGTCAACTTGCAGCTTACTAGAGACACGAGAGAGTTACCAACTATGAAAATAAATCCAGAAGTAAAATCAATCTTTGATTTCAAATTCGAGGATTTCACATTAGAAAATTACAATCCACATCCACACATTAAAGGAGCCGTATCTGTATGATTTCACTATTGTTTGCGATGGGGAGTAACCGAGTAATCGGGAAAGATAATGATCTTCCATGGCATTTACCTGAAGATTTAAAGTGGTTCAAAAAGGTCTCAACAGGACATACAATCATCATGGGACGCAAAACGTATGAATCAATCGGAAAACCTTTACCAAATCGTAAAAATGTAATTGTAACAACAGATCAATCCTACGAAGCTGAAGGCTGTGTAGTTACCCACTCAATAGAGGAAGCTTTACAACAAAGTGGGGATGAAAAAGTAGTCATTGGTGGAACTCAGATTTTTAAACAAGTATTAGATCAAACGGACCGCATCTACATGACGTATATAGATGAAGAATTTGAGGGTGATACTTTCTTCCCGGAACTTGATGATTCAAATTGGATACTCAAGTCCAAAGAAAAAGGGATTAAAGATGAAAAGAACCCATATGATTATTACTTCATGATTTATGATCGTAAATCGAACGCATAACGATATGAAATCTATTGTGTCTGACAATATGCAATTTAGTCAGACACAATTCTTTTTCTGAACTTGTAAAGGAGTCTTATATGTACATAGAAGATCGTTTATACGGAACATTTGAAGTAGAGCCCGTTTTGTCAGACTTA
This Pseudalkalibacillus berkeleyi DNA region includes the following protein-coding sequences:
- the sleB gene encoding spore cortex-lytic enzyme is translated as MISKVTKLLFAMMLTVGTVVSLPTEKANAHSKTVQIGDRYGQVWNLQHRLQQLGLYQSKIDGIFGPKTKSAVKRFQSNIGIKVDGIAGHQTMTKLVNATLSKNEIQMMAQMVHGEARGEPFKGKVAVASVILNRVDSSKFPNSVDKVLFDSRAFTAVADGQYNMEPNDDAYRAVYHAIKGWDPSKGATFYFNPNTATSDWIWSREQITQIGKHIFAK
- a CDS encoding D-glycero-alpha-D-manno-heptose-1,7-bisphosphate 7-phosphatase, translating into MERAVFLDRDGVINDNKRPVNQPDDLKLYPGVGDAIRRLNDDGYIVFVVTNQGGVGLGYLSVQDLENIHHYMMTELSKEGAHIHEIRACIHKPHEGCTCRKPDSGMLTDLAKKYNVDLSNSYMIGDRITDIEAGQKAGTKTIFLGEKHVDADYTTDNLEKAANWILKKESTH
- a CDS encoding rhodanese-related sulfurtransferase, encoding MTDNIENYEILLFYKYVAIEDPEYFARKHLKFCKEIGVFGRVIVAQEGINGTISGTKEQTASYISALQNDSRFEDMEFKREPSEGHAFSRISVKARDEIVSLRLDDDLNPNEITGNHLSPKEWQEALEDEDVIVLDARNDYEYDIGHFRNAIRPDIKAFRELPEWIKQNLADKKDKKILTYCTGGIRCEKFSGFLVQEGFKDVNQLHGGIIKYGQDPETRGKYFDGKCFVFDDRLTTEINKTDDQKTVGKCYHCGLPAEQFVNCPIDECDKLHISCDTCREQYQGCCSAQCMDGLLTK
- the kapB gene encoding kinase-associated lipoprotein B gives rise to the protein MDFKIGDYVTASYKTGRYVGEIIDFKPKIDKAVVKVLAVLTHPKQGDLHAPNQVNVQLFHERKALAYTEKALVPLTSMKGYDGEIPEYRHSLLESIQRQMKALVEDDSEYAKASYQRLEILLNEYEK
- the spoIIP gene encoding stage II sporulation protein P produces the protein MKHNRLIYHLKKSKKETLFKRASIYASIVLILFVTVSILASSFFEKRFQSSSLKGTLNIFSTEQLVTFMGTVNPYFQQGLPSSYEPPSIQRLSFELATNIKPGDIRSLLGRELPGFAIFDTEILVAGEGTDYTTLPIESAPPLDVLLKEREVAEEKLKVVDSKDKPKPNMTTNGRKVVYVYQSHSYESFIPLLKGAKVPNDANSSNPKANMIRVGEILANEFEQRGIGTLQDRTNTGEKLLSRGWQHGNAYQLSRETVKAAVSNNTDITFSFDLHRDSLRREKTTAKINGKSYAKLMFVIGEANPNFEKNAQLAEELHKLLNQKFPGLSRGVLLKSKSEGNGLYNQDLSDRAALMEVGGVDNNLEEIQRSMEAFAEVFAEYYWKDEKVNAGSN
- a CDS encoding YpjP family protein, encoding MPNWLRKTLVILITVFTLGTVSPPPHLLAESDERSSTESTATVTNNDFVDISSSTNDSSESDLPNRTWQEVAATYEDPAELQDAFITYTLHQATEQTKEKFGERIEAKRGEEFRTVILPKIEETIIQLSNQLNVEEMRNLNISEQPSKGKSEKIFHISNAMTMKDVFRLHVRRENPPGQGHWFSFHYHEASDNFESHHELGSIYWDRNTPPNWMS
- a CDS encoding dihydrofolate reductase, which translates into the protein MISLLFAMGSNRVIGKDNDLPWHLPEDLKWFKKVSTGHTIIMGRKTYESIGKPLPNRKNVIVTTDQSYEAEGCVVTHSIEEALQQSGDEKVVIGGTQIFKQVLDQTDRIYMTYIDEEFEGDTFFPELDDSNWILKSKEKGIKDEKNPYDYYFMIYDRKSNA